From Mauremys mutica isolate MM-2020 ecotype Southern chromosome 17, ASM2049712v1, whole genome shotgun sequence, one genomic window encodes:
- the SPACA6 gene encoding sperm acrosome membrane-associated protein 6 isoform X4, with amino-acid sequence MSRRVPCPLCWAMPAASQLLLPLCLGLLLPPRAPGCLDCFSTPQQRLRVCQFFLGHASSRHVACLGALQAAFLPHAQLVVVPYQVAVPEAVARIQPELAQLKPGYQKDAQVYKCASCSRVECQLPLDCPVEDVWKNEGERTTLTCRVPFQTPPDVRHSWKFVKDLRTRDLSLFRDLHPGASSSIVLRPTRGSHRGTYACQLAQEDDVLARNYFYLNVTASSQGAETELQDMFRAVLQSPAGRGAEGRLPGLSELLAEPDSLHKRNVVLLMVGLALSALLGTLLLGGVCRWAMGRP; translated from the exons ATGTCCCGGCGGGTTCCGTGCCCCCTGTGCTGGGCGATGCCCGcggcctcccagctgctgctccccctttGCCTCGGCCTCCTTCTGCCGCCCCGGGCGCCCGGCTGCCTCGACTGCTTCTCCACCCCGCAGCAGCGCCTGCGCGTCTGCCAGTTCTTCCTGGGTCACGCCAGCTCCCGGCACGTGGCCTGCCTGGGTGCCCTGCAGGCCGCCTTCCTGCCCCACGCCCAGCTGGTGGTGG ttccCTACCAGGTGGCCGTGCCGGAGGCCGTGGCGCGGATCCAGCCGGAGTTGGCTCAGCTGAAACCAG GGTACCAGAAAGACGCCCAGGTCTACAAATGCGCCTCTTGCAGCCGAGTGGAGTGTCAGCTCCCCCTGGACTGTCCAG TGGAGGACGTCTGGAAGAACGAGGGGGAGAGGACGACTCTGACATGCAGGGTCCCGTTCCAGACCCCCCCTGATGTCCGGCACAGCTGGAAGTTTGTCAAGGac ctccggaCCCGAGATCTCTCCCTCTTCCGGGACCTGCACCCAGGTGCCAGCTCCTCCATCGTCCTCCGCCCCACGCGGGGCTCACACCGCGGCACCTACGCCTGCCAGCTAGCCCAGGAGGACGACGTGCTAGCCCGGAACTACTTCTACCTCAATG TGACTGCCagcagccagggggcagagacGGAGCTGCAGGACATGTTCCGCGCCGTCCTGCAGTCCCCAGCGGGGCGTGGGGCCGAGGGCCGGCTCCCCGGGCTCTCGGAGCTGCTGGCCGAGCCCGACTCGCTGCACAAGAGGAACGTGGTGCTGCTGATGGTGGGGCTGGCGCTGAGCGCCCTGCtgggcaccctgctgctggg GGGCGTCTGTCGCTGGGCCATGGGCCGGCCCTGA
- the SPACA6 gene encoding sperm acrosome membrane-associated protein 6 isoform X2 — MSRRVPCPLCWAMPAASQLLLPLCLGLLLPPRAPGCLDCFSTPQQRLRVCQFFLGHASSRHVACLGALQAAFLPHAQLVVGVAEMEKLKDVFSNVIFSLEQKGMAKVPYQVAVPEAVARIQPELAQLKPGYQKDAQVYKCASCSRVECQLPLDCPVEDVWKNEGERTTLTCRVPFQTPPDVRHSWKFVKDLRTRDLSLFRDLHPGASSSIVLRPTRGSHRGTYACQLAQEDDVLARNYFYLNVTASSQGAETELQDMFRAVLQSPAGRGAEGRLPGLSELLAEPDSLHKRNVVLLMVGLALSALLGTLLLGGVCRWAMGRP; from the exons ATGTCCCGGCGGGTTCCGTGCCCCCTGTGCTGGGCGATGCCCGcggcctcccagctgctgctccccctttGCCTCGGCCTCCTTCTGCCGCCCCGGGCGCCCGGCTGCCTCGACTGCTTCTCCACCCCGCAGCAGCGCCTGCGCGTCTGCCAGTTCTTCCTGGGTCACGCCAGCTCCCGGCACGTGGCCTGCCTGGGTGCCCTGCAGGCCGCCTTCCTGCCCCACGCCCAGCTGGTGGTGG GTGTGGCGGAGATGGAGAAGCTGAAGGACGTCTTCTCCAACGTCATCTTCTCCCTGGAGCAGAAGGGCATGGCCAAGG ttccCTACCAGGTGGCCGTGCCGGAGGCCGTGGCGCGGATCCAGCCGGAGTTGGCTCAGCTGAAACCAG GGTACCAGAAAGACGCCCAGGTCTACAAATGCGCCTCTTGCAGCCGAGTGGAGTGTCAGCTCCCCCTGGACTGTCCAG TGGAGGACGTCTGGAAGAACGAGGGGGAGAGGACGACTCTGACATGCAGGGTCCCGTTCCAGACCCCCCCTGATGTCCGGCACAGCTGGAAGTTTGTCAAGGac ctccggaCCCGAGATCTCTCCCTCTTCCGGGACCTGCACCCAGGTGCCAGCTCCTCCATCGTCCTCCGCCCCACGCGGGGCTCACACCGCGGCACCTACGCCTGCCAGCTAGCCCAGGAGGACGACGTGCTAGCCCGGAACTACTTCTACCTCAATG TGACTGCCagcagccagggggcagagacGGAGCTGCAGGACATGTTCCGCGCCGTCCTGCAGTCCCCAGCGGGGCGTGGGGCCGAGGGCCGGCTCCCCGGGCTCTCGGAGCTGCTGGCCGAGCCCGACTCGCTGCACAAGAGGAACGTGGTGCTGCTGATGGTGGGGCTGGCGCTGAGCGCCCTGCtgggcaccctgctgctggg GGGCGTCTGTCGCTGGGCCATGGGCCGGCCCTGA
- the SPACA6 gene encoding sperm acrosome membrane-associated protein 6 isoform X3, whose translation MSRRVPCPLCWAMPAASQLLLPLCLGLLLPPRAPGCLDCFSTPQQRLRVCQFFLGHASSRHVACLGALQAAFLPHAQLVVVPYQVAVPEAVARIQPELAQLKPAPACVPPCGYQKDAQVYKCASCSRVECQLPLDCPVEDVWKNEGERTTLTCRVPFQTPPDVRHSWKFVKDLRTRDLSLFRDLHPGASSSIVLRPTRGSHRGTYACQLAQEDDVLARNYFYLNVTASSQGAETELQDMFRAVLQSPAGRGAEGRLPGLSELLAEPDSLHKRNVVLLMVGLALSALLGTLLLGGVCRWAMGRP comes from the exons ATGTCCCGGCGGGTTCCGTGCCCCCTGTGCTGGGCGATGCCCGcggcctcccagctgctgctccccctttGCCTCGGCCTCCTTCTGCCGCCCCGGGCGCCCGGCTGCCTCGACTGCTTCTCCACCCCGCAGCAGCGCCTGCGCGTCTGCCAGTTCTTCCTGGGTCACGCCAGCTCCCGGCACGTGGCCTGCCTGGGTGCCCTGCAGGCCGCCTTCCTGCCCCACGCCCAGCTGGTGGTGG ttccCTACCAGGTGGCCGTGCCGGAGGCCGTGGCGCGGATCCAGCCGGAGTTGGCTCAGCTGAAACCAG CTCCTGCCTGCGTCCCGCCGTGCG GGTACCAGAAAGACGCCCAGGTCTACAAATGCGCCTCTTGCAGCCGAGTGGAGTGTCAGCTCCCCCTGGACTGTCCAG TGGAGGACGTCTGGAAGAACGAGGGGGAGAGGACGACTCTGACATGCAGGGTCCCGTTCCAGACCCCCCCTGATGTCCGGCACAGCTGGAAGTTTGTCAAGGac ctccggaCCCGAGATCTCTCCCTCTTCCGGGACCTGCACCCAGGTGCCAGCTCCTCCATCGTCCTCCGCCCCACGCGGGGCTCACACCGCGGCACCTACGCCTGCCAGCTAGCCCAGGAGGACGACGTGCTAGCCCGGAACTACTTCTACCTCAATG TGACTGCCagcagccagggggcagagacGGAGCTGCAGGACATGTTCCGCGCCGTCCTGCAGTCCCCAGCGGGGCGTGGGGCCGAGGGCCGGCTCCCCGGGCTCTCGGAGCTGCTGGCCGAGCCCGACTCGCTGCACAAGAGGAACGTGGTGCTGCTGATGGTGGGGCTGGCGCTGAGCGCCCTGCtgggcaccctgctgctggg GGGCGTCTGTCGCTGGGCCATGGGCCGGCCCTGA
- the SPACA6 gene encoding sperm acrosome membrane-associated protein 6 isoform X1 — MSRRVPCPLCWAMPAASQLLLPLCLGLLLPPRAPGCLDCFSTPQQRLRVCQFFLGHASSRHVACLGALQAAFLPHAQLVVGVAEMEKLKDVFSNVIFSLEQKGMAKVPYQVAVPEAVARIQPELAQLKPAPACVPPCGYQKDAQVYKCASCSRVECQLPLDCPVEDVWKNEGERTTLTCRVPFQTPPDVRHSWKFVKDLRTRDLSLFRDLHPGASSSIVLRPTRGSHRGTYACQLAQEDDVLARNYFYLNVTASSQGAETELQDMFRAVLQSPAGRGAEGRLPGLSELLAEPDSLHKRNVVLLMVGLALSALLGTLLLGGVCRWAMGRP, encoded by the exons ATGTCCCGGCGGGTTCCGTGCCCCCTGTGCTGGGCGATGCCCGcggcctcccagctgctgctccccctttGCCTCGGCCTCCTTCTGCCGCCCCGGGCGCCCGGCTGCCTCGACTGCTTCTCCACCCCGCAGCAGCGCCTGCGCGTCTGCCAGTTCTTCCTGGGTCACGCCAGCTCCCGGCACGTGGCCTGCCTGGGTGCCCTGCAGGCCGCCTTCCTGCCCCACGCCCAGCTGGTGGTGG GTGTGGCGGAGATGGAGAAGCTGAAGGACGTCTTCTCCAACGTCATCTTCTCCCTGGAGCAGAAGGGCATGGCCAAGG ttccCTACCAGGTGGCCGTGCCGGAGGCCGTGGCGCGGATCCAGCCGGAGTTGGCTCAGCTGAAACCAG CTCCTGCCTGCGTCCCGCCGTGCG GGTACCAGAAAGACGCCCAGGTCTACAAATGCGCCTCTTGCAGCCGAGTGGAGTGTCAGCTCCCCCTGGACTGTCCAG TGGAGGACGTCTGGAAGAACGAGGGGGAGAGGACGACTCTGACATGCAGGGTCCCGTTCCAGACCCCCCCTGATGTCCGGCACAGCTGGAAGTTTGTCAAGGac ctccggaCCCGAGATCTCTCCCTCTTCCGGGACCTGCACCCAGGTGCCAGCTCCTCCATCGTCCTCCGCCCCACGCGGGGCTCACACCGCGGCACCTACGCCTGCCAGCTAGCCCAGGAGGACGACGTGCTAGCCCGGAACTACTTCTACCTCAATG TGACTGCCagcagccagggggcagagacGGAGCTGCAGGACATGTTCCGCGCCGTCCTGCAGTCCCCAGCGGGGCGTGGGGCCGAGGGCCGGCTCCCCGGGCTCTCGGAGCTGCTGGCCGAGCCCGACTCGCTGCACAAGAGGAACGTGGTGCTGCTGATGGTGGGGCTGGCGCTGAGCGCCCTGCtgggcaccctgctgctggg GGGCGTCTGTCGCTGGGCCATGGGCCGGCCCTGA